Genomic window (Pyrus communis chromosome 13, drPyrComm1.1, whole genome shotgun sequence):
GAAATGCAGAAAAAGTGTTTAAGAAAGCAAATGCCTTCATGATTATCTTCAACCACGCTGGACACAAGCATGAACTACTATTGCCTTTATGCAGTCCGGTGCCAAAGCCCTGTTGCCGCAAAACAGCTCTTCTCCACAACAAGCAGTCCCGGGAATAAGGGTCTGATAAACAACTCACCGTCTCCAAAACCTCAATAAACCTTTTAAAAGTCTGTTCATCAAGGACACTTCTATTTCTACTAGAACGCAATATATCCAATACAATGTCATCACAATCAAAAGTTCCCATTTTTCGCTTTGCTCCACAAGAGCGAGAACTAGTGGCTTCATCATTTACCTCACTTCTACCTCCAAGATTGAAACTTCCTACACTAGGCCCCTTCGGAGTTTTATCATTTGAATTGTCATGTAAAAAGGTTAAGTCTTCCATCATATCAGACCACACCGAATCAGCAAACTTCTTAATCGAGCTTTTACTAGGACAATTCACTGGTGTTTTCGTTTGTTCAGATTTCGGGGTCTCATTACAATTCGGGTCTTTCTTAGTAAATGGGGCAAGCACTAGAAACTCACCCGGACGAATGTTGAGCCTTCCAATCTGACTCTGCAGCCTCAACTTCTCACCCTGACACACAATTacacaaaaaaaagaagatagtaAATTGCAACATTTCCCTTGTTGGCCTTCTCCCACTCCAAATTAAGAAGGGTGTTTTTCTAAAGTATTCCgctttgaagtgtttttctctaAAGTGTAATCCCGTCTAAGACTTACATGTAAAAGACcctaatttgaaaacaaagagaaggagagaaAGAATTGCTACCTtgaaaaaaaggtgaaaattgGGGGAGCTTTTGGCTGGTGGGAAAAATTGCTTGAGAAGGAGCTTGAGGCCGTCGATGGTTTCGTCGACCGGGACCGAAATCGTGGCCGGTTTGCCTTCCAGCGCACGGACCTGGATCTCAATCAGGCCTTCCGCCATGCTCCAATTGCTTCTCTCCCAAGCTTCGGAATTCTCACTGGCAGCAAGGGTTTCTTCTGGTTTTTTGCTTTTTGGGTTTGGCGGGGGAATTTCAGgctgtcactctctctctctctctctctctctctctctctctgattgtAACTTTTATTTGGCGCAGGTCACGTGCAGTTTTGGTGCTTGACACGTGACATTGCACTAGGCCCAAATGATGTTCTATCCTAGGCCCAAGGGAACATTAAAAACCCCATGGCAATTGTGTATCTTGTGGGCCAACATTTTATCAATCATGCTGACAAACTTTCAGGTAATTCAATTGGTTAAGAGTCTTTTAGAGCGTCTCTAATCTTtagattaaaatctaaaatttttaatccagaaacaatttttctactttaactcttttcagttaaatttttagcccgatattattaaataataaatttaagataatttttttgttcaactaacgttttaaaaataaaattaaaaattatgtagactattctaatttaattttatgaacattttatcataaaaatatttagattccgataaatattgaaaaatcactaaatcaacaCCATAAAACTCGTGGAACGCTATGAATAATATgaaacttattaaaaaaaaattattactttagccgttggatttaaatttagaccgttagatttctttttttttataggtggatttgatcatattagatcttagatgttagattcaatgaatttataaatataaaactaaaaaatgcaCATATATGACAGGCCGGCCCACTAAACCAGAGGAATCTTGGCCTAAATTTGCCCCATAAATGAATTTTGTGTTAAAAATCATATTTGCCTCTAGGGTTGGAGCAAATTGGAGtaagtttagaacctaaaatttgagtttacTCCAAAGGTTGGAGTAGgtcttagtactacagtttagtggtattcctcttcacttgtaagtgagagatcttaagttcaattcccgccaaaagaaaatttgaaccacattattgctagcccattacgAGGCTTAATTCACTCTTCCAACCCTAAAGTagaaatatcgtttgttcaaataaaattaaaaattaaaaaaaaaaaaaaaaaaaaaaaccttagttAAAAGCATTTATTTTGCAATCGAGGTCACATGTCCTTAATGTTCTCCTCCAATCACTCATCATGCTCATCAACACTCAtccatgtttattttgttgACATTTTATGGCCTTAATTgcttaatttcttaattttctttgacAATAGTAATTTTATATCTTAAACCCCTCTTTGTTTATGccaatcaattttcttttctttctttttttactaTTGAAGACTAGAAAAGGGGGAGGAATGTTAGGCAAGTGAGAAGAAAATATTCACTCTTTCAACCCTAATGTAGAAATAtcctttgttaaaaataaaaacaaaaaaacttacttAGTTAAAAGCGTTTATTTTGCAATCGATGTTACATGTCCTTAATATCCTCCTCCAATCACTCAtccttgtttattttgttgactttttatagccttaattgcttaatttcttaattttctttgacAATAGTAATTTTATATCTTAAACCCCTCTTTGTTTATGccaatcaattttcttttctttctttctttacttTTGAAGACTAGAAAAGAGGGAGGAATGTTAGGCAAGTGAGAAGAAAAAATTAACGCTTTCAATCCTAAAGTagaaatatcgtttgttcaaaaaaaaaaaaaaaacttaattagtTAAAAGCGTTTATTTTGCAATCGAGGTTACTTGTCCTTAATGTCCTCCTCCAATCACTCAtccttgtttattttgttgactttttatagccttaatttcttaattttctttgacAATAGTAATTTTATGTCTTAAACCCCTCTTTGTTTATGCCAAtcaatttacttttctttctttttcaactATTGAAGACTAGAAAAGGGGGAGGAATGTTAGGCaagtgagaaaaaaaatgataattacatttttttttttcttcttctacgcacttttctttatttatgatcagattgaataaattaaatataaataacgaACATGATTGCAAAGAGGTTTGTATTTCTGAtccacaaaataaataaatcaattataAACAGCATGATTAAAAAGAAGTTTGTATGGAGAAAAAAACACATGtgattctcatttttttatgCGAAAATCACTTGCCTAATTTGGACTCTCTCCCTTTGATTGTATTATTTTGACATTATAAATTGCCTTATTTCATTGTTTTGCAGAAATATTATTCTTTGCCAAATTGAATGATCACCGACCAATCACCAACCTATGTTCAAATTATTTGAAATGGCAGAAGAAACAGTGAGTAATCCATAAGCGTGACGTTTAGGTTTCAAACTTACATGCAAAGTAAATATTCTGGAAGATATATATATTCTAGCCCATCATATTTGAAGGGGAACAACTTTCTTCTGCATCCGTGAAAAGCCTACCAGAAATTAACATCATGGACCATTCTGCCGTTGAAAAAACTAGTGTGGATCTATATATACAcgtatacatacacatatagaTGCATATATTACAATCTGCATTGTTAGCAGCTacagaaattgaaagaaagaagagaatccGCCATGGCTGCTGTGACTAGCAAGCTCCTCCTCCTCATTGCAGCTCTTGCATTAACGTGTTGTACCCCTACCACAGAGGGTTTGAAACGCAGCATCACAAGAATGCAGTTCTACATGCACGACGTCGTAGGCGGGCCAAACCCGACCGCAGTAAGAGTTGCAGGCCGGTTGTCCAACTACACAGGCACGGACCCAATCGCCGCCCTTTTCGGGTCAGTTTACATGATGGACAATCCTCTCACGGCCACGCCTGACCCCAAGTCCGCCCTGATGGGACGGGCGCAAGGGATATACTCCATGGCCTCGCAACGGGACGAGTTCAGCCTCCTCATGACACTAACGTATGGGTTCACTGGTGGAGCTTACAACGGCAGCACATTTAGCGTGGTGGGTCGGAACCCGGTGATGAGCGAAGAGAGGGAGATGCCGGTCCTTGGAGGCACCGGCATGTTTAGGCTTGCTCGCGGATTTTGCATTGCAAGAACTCATTCTGCGCACCAAATGGACGCAATTATCGGATACAATGTCACGCTCATACACTACTAGAAGATTTATAATGTTACACACAATTTCTCAGATTAATTAGATCATACCGctatatttattaataatttttggTGTTTGACCGCCACTGTATTAatataacatgatttttttttggcatGAATTAGGGGATGATTTGCCAGCAATAATAATtacataattttcttttctttttcgttttacAATGTTTAGCAACATAACTGACTAATTACTAATTATGGATTAACACTGTAACTCCCTTGACATTCATCCCccttttttcaaattcaaatagtCATTTAAGTTttgcctcctctctctctctctctctctctctctctctctctctctctctcaaattgaGATAATCAAAATGTGCAGCACACCATGGACAATGACAAGGCTAGTGAGATGGCGCGTGAAGGGCTGGGCTTCATGTTTCTTGGCTTGCAGGTTTCCTTTGGGTAAGCGCAATGATCGataaaacattcaaataaaaccccATTTAGGAGGTATTTGATCTTAACTATCGTAGTTTATTTCAAATCGGGtaatcctttttgtttttcttcttcttttttgtttatataGATG
Coding sequences:
- the LOC137712084 gene encoding dirigent protein 23-like, encoding MAAVTSKLLLLIAALALTCCTPTTEGLKRSITRMQFYMHDVVGGPNPTAVRVAGRLSNYTGTDPIAALFGSVYMMDNPLTATPDPKSALMGRAQGIYSMASQRDEFSLLMTLTYGFTGGAYNGSTFSVVGRNPVMSEEREMPVLGGTGMFRLARGFCIARTHSAHQMDAIIGYNVTLIHY